The genomic window CGACAGAGTTAATCTCGACCACAGGTAAACCAAATTGGCAATCACTGACTGGCGGCAAACTACTCTATGTAACAAACACCGAAACCCCTTGGTTAAGAGATGTGAGTAAGAATGAAATGTACATCTTACTATCGGGACGTTGGTTTAAATCAAACTCAAAATCAGGCCCATGGGCATTTGTACGCGCCGATCATCTACCAGACAGTTTCAAGGAAATCCCACCTGATTCCGATATTGGCGGTTTACGCGTGTCGGTAGCGGGCACAGACGAAGCACAAGATGCTATGTATGACGCGCAAATTCCTCAAACGGCGGCCATTAAGCGCAGTAATGCCAGCTTAACGGTCGAGTATGACGGTGAACCCAAATTTGAAGCCATTCCAGGCACTCAAATATCCTATGCGGTTAACACAGCAGCCCAAGTATTGCTGATCGACAAACATTACTATGCGGTCGATAACGGTGTCTGGTATGAGTCAAGCTCTGCCAAGGGACCATGGAAAGTGGCCGATAAAGTGCCAAGTGATGAAATAGCTAAAATTCCCCCTAGCTCACCCGTGTATAACACCACTTATGTGCAAATTTATGACTCTACACCTGAGGTGGTCTACGTTGGTTATACTCCAGGTTATATGTGGTCGTTCCCCTATTATGGTGTTCCCATATACGGCACAGGTTGGTATTACACGCCTTACTGGGGCGCAGGTTACTACCCAAGACCCCCAACATGGGGATTCCATGTCGGTTACAATCCATGGACAGGATGGAACTTCGGCGTGAGTTGGAGTAATGGCTTCTTTACTGTTGGGATAGGGTGGAGCGAGCATTGGGGAAACTATGGATCGGGCTGGTACGGTGGCGGTGGTTATAGACCCCCAGTGTTTATCAATAACGGCGATATCAATATTGGCAACAGTATTAATATCGGCAACCGCAACAAGATAGATCACCACATCAGCAACAACAATTTGCGGGCCAACCAATTAGGTCAAGTAAACTTGTATAACCGTGCCAACAATCGGGCGCGTAATGCCGACCCTGCGGTAGTTCAACGTGATATGCAAAGAGCTAAGGCCAGCAGTACCCGTGATAACAATGTTTATGCAGACAAAAATGGTAATGTATCACGCCTGCAAGACGGTAAATGGCAAGACAGAAATCAGGGGCAATGGAAGCCTCAGGAATCTATTCAGCGACTCGACACTATTGGCTTGCAGCATGAAAAAGGCCAACCATTAACCGATGCTCAACGGGATAAAATGCGTCAGGAAACCGAACATCATCAAGTAATTACACCAGAGTATCGCCCGCAGACGTCAGCGGACCGTTCTGCAACTATGCAGAACTATGGTTCTTCGGCTACACAGACGAGAGACCATCAAAGCTTGCAGCGAGCACAAAGTGCGCGTCAACGAGGCACGGTGAGAGAAATGGGTCGTATGAGTCAGGGGGCTAGGCGACGTTGATAGTCAAATAACCTTCAGCGGTTCGATGCCTAGATCCCAAAACAAAAATGGAACTTTAGTAAATAGCAAAACTTTCAACACAAAAGCGACAGGAGTTCACCTCCCCCTGCGAAGTTGCTGAAGGGCTTAGAAGACTCTTCATTGAAAGGATTGCGCGTGACGCAGATAGGACGTCTGCGTAACTTTCGGGGAAGGGGCGAATGAAAATCGGTGATTTTCGCGCTTATGAACGAGAGGCAGGGACTGCCGAACTGGAGTGCTTTACATGGATGTAAAGCGTAGCTATCGGAAGCGTTAGCTATTTTCGAATAAGCACGAAGCCACTAACCAATGCATGTAACTTCGCTAGGGTGAGTGCTGCGTAGCAGCGTTACGAACGAGAGCCATGGATGGCGAACTGGCAGTTAAACAAGGACGTTGTTCGACAAGGACTCTTGTTAAAAAAGAGGCAAAAGAGGAACAGGCGCTTTTCCCCTTTTGGTCGACTCTTGATTAAAAAATCAGGGGGTGAAGCCCCACGACTTTGACTTTGATCTTGACTCTGATTTAAAAGCAAAAAAGAGTTATGCCTGTCCGATCTTTTGCAATTTACTCCAACGCCCCGCGGCAACTTCGCAGGGGATCTGTGTTATCTGTAGCTATCGTGTTAAAAATTTATATTTAATCATACTGTTATTAGTATTTACAGCTTTTCAATTCCATTAAATGAAGCGGCCAATTGTTGAAGCTCACCCGTTTCATGAAGCCACAAATACACAGTGTCCAAAATCCGGCCTGATTCCTTGATAAAAACCATTTGGTCGCCTAACCCATTGCCCGCAATCGCGACCGCATTATCGGGGAAATGGTGAAACCCTTTGCACAACTCAGTTTCATAAAGGATATGATTGCAAGTGCGGGAAATTCGTTTTCTATCAGAAGTATCTTTAATCGGATACAACTCCCAATCATCTTCTGCTGTAACGGCTTCGCCACCATTATCCAATTTCATCGCTTCACGATATTCGCGTGGCAATGTTGCACCCAACTCTTGTTCAGTTAGGACTAATTGTTCTTCCGATAATTCAAAAGGCATCAGCCTCTCCTTAGCTATTTAACTATCCTGACAATTTATTTATTGAGTAAACAATGTCTTGCCGCAAATTAGATTTCATTCAAATCAAAGTCAACGTCGTGGGGCTTCACCCCACACCCGACCAAGGAGGACTGCTCGTCCTATCCTCCTTGGATGCTCCAAGACGTCCCCCAACGGAGTTGAAAGCCCCTTGGGCATTTAGCGTCCTTATGCTATCGCGTCAGACGCTCATCCCTGATTCGACTGACGCTATCTCGGCATCCATGCCTCGCTCACGCAACGAACGCAAATGCCCTGCGGCAACTCCAAGGGGAGGGTGTAATCTTTAACATCAAATGTATGCCTATCCGTTCTTTGGCAACCGTGGATTACTTAATAAAAAACAGGAAATCGTAGC from Shewanella putrefaciens includes these protein-coding regions:
- a CDS encoding carbohydrate-binding family V/XII, coding for MKIEDGIMNALLFKTVRSKLAQFQTIFIILFFCTTSTFANTWPQEITTPSGTIIVYQPQPESLIGNLLQGRAAMSLELKDNSEPIFGAFWFSAKIDTNGDEDSALVHNVKVTKVTWPDSDEKDEARFTEIVDQQLAKTSFDISMSRLSASLETAEQSQQSLENLKHDAPKIVFKEQLAVLLLFDGKPKFTDIENSQFERVLNTPFAVARDKKSGAVYLSSGALWYQAKDPMGPWTITTQPPAELVKIAPKTSDAKPATIPEIVVATEPTELISTTGKPNWQSLTGGKLLYVTNTETPWLRDVSKNEMYILLSGRWFKSNSKSGPWAFVRADHLPDSFKEIPPDSDIGGLRVSVAGTDEAQDAMYDAQIPQTAAIKRSNASLTVEYDGEPKFEAIPGTQISYAVNTAAQVLLIDKHYYAVDNGVWYESSSAKGPWKVADKVPSDEIAKIPPSSPVYNTTYVQIYDSTPEVVYVGYTPGYMWSFPYYGVPIYGTGWYYTPYWGAGYYPRPPTWGFHVGYNPWTGWNFGVSWSNGFFTVGIGWSEHWGNYGSGWYGGGGYRPPVFINNGDINIGNSINIGNRNKIDHHISNNNLRANQLGQVNLYNRANNRARNADPAVVQRDMQRAKASSTRDNNVYADKNGNVSRLQDGKWQDRNQGQWKPQESIQRLDTIGLQHEKGQPLTDAQRDKMRQETEHHQVITPEYRPQTSADRSATMQNYGSSATQTRDHQSLQRAQSARQRGTVREMGRMSQGARRR
- a CDS encoding SMI1/KNR4 family protein, whose protein sequence is MPFELSEEQLVLTEQELGATLPREYREAMKLDNGGEAVTAEDDWELYPIKDTSDRKRISRTCNHILYETELCKGFHHFPDNAVAIAGNGLGDQMVFIKESGRILDTVYLWLHETGELQQLAASFNGIEKL